TGCCGAAGGGCCAGTGGTAGCCCAGCCAGGCGTAGGCGGCCCAGAGGGGCAGGGTGACCACGAAGGTGAGGTCGGCCACGGCCAGGTTGGCGATGAAGGTGTCGGCCGAGCGCCGGCGGTCGCGGCCGCCCTTGAAGACGGTCCAGAGGACGAGCCCGTTGCCGGTGGTGCCCAGAAGGAAGACCAGCAGGTAGAtggtgggcagcagggccagcgaGGGGCCCCACTCCGCGTACTCGCAGTCCGTATCGTTGTCGAAGCCGTAGGTGTAGGCGTCCGTCGCCTCCTCCATCCCGGCGCTGGGCTCCGCTCCGCTCAGCTCATCCCGGGCTCACCCGCTCCTCCGGCTCCTGAGCGAATCTCACCGCGTtacctccccttcctcctcctccccgccctcctcctgcagaggacgggcaggacagggcaggaggcagggcCGGGGGGGAGCCCCCGTGGGAAACTTCACAGCTCCCCCCACCTCCATCTGGCTCCTGCCCGGGGGTTTTACCGAGCTCTCACCCGCGTGTCAACGCGCCGACCCCCGAGATAACCCCGGGCTCGCCATGCCCGGCGGGTTTGGTCGCCCTCCACGGTGGCGTTCGGTGCTGGGATCCGGCTCTGGGGAGCTCAGGAACAGGGGGGCTTCAGCCAGCCTTTGGGGTTTCACCTCGGGGCGCCGCATTCAGCGTCGGGGTGTCACACATCGGGGTGTCACACATCGGGGTGTCACACATCGGGGCTGCATTTCGCACAAGTGGTGTCACATCGGGCACTTGGCAGCGGGGGGGTCGCACTTCGGGCTGGTGTCACTGGGGGCTGGGGAGCGGCGCTGCggtggggggagggggcgcATTTGGCATTTTGCATTTGGCACTTGGGATTCCCCGTTTTGCTCCCAGCTTTGCCTCACTGTGCACACAGCGGTGGCTCCGGGGGGTCCCCCAGCGCCGGGGCCCCACTTTGAGCACAACGTGCCGAGGAGGTTTACACATTTACCAGAAATCCAGCGCGGGGAGGGGGGTTCTGGGACCCCCCACGCTGTAAAAAGACCATTTtagggcagcagctgccgcaGGACCGGCTGCTACCGGAGCTCCCGGTGTGTCCCAGCTCCGCGGGCTGCTCATGGAGCCGGACGCGGCAACGCTGAGCCAAGAGAGAACAAATTTCCCCCCACTCCACAAATAAACATTtgtggggggaggagggaagcCCTCCAAGGCGGTGGGGCCGTGGTTTGGAATTGTCCCACTGGGACTGAACTCACACAGTCCCAGCTCTGAAAAGAGCCGAAGAAGGCGAGCGGGACTTTGCAGAGCGAGGTCTGAagagccccaaatcccccgggacacgccgggggagctgggctggggctgtttGGGGGATTAACCAGGGGATGGGCTGTGGGAAGGGGCAGGTTTAACACCCGAGTGTAGGGACGGAGGCTGgggggggacacagagcccccgggaccccccgccGGCTCAGTGGGGCCCTTCTACCAGCAAAGAGGTGTAAAGGAGGGGTTGTGGGGGGAATTCAGTGGCTGAAATGGGGGGGGGCGAGAGCTCACAGGGCTCTCCAAAATGAAGCAGAGTGGTGTAGGGGGAAAGGGGCCGGAAAATGGGGGTGCAGGTTAGGGGTCCCCGGGGGCGGGGGCACAGCGGCACCAAGCCAGACACCCAGAGCTGCAGCGTCAGCCGGGAGAGCAAACCAGGGCTCAGTCAGGCTGGAGATAAGGAGCGATCCCGTATCTCAGTGCCAGGACAGCCGGCATGCGGGGAGAGAAGTATTAAACCCAGAAACTGCTCAAACTGGTGGCAGAACTGCGAGGGTGCCCAGCTCCGAGTCCAATCCCAAGCTGGAATGAAGAAGGGCTGGAACCCCGCAGTCCCCAGCGCAGACACAACTCGAGCCTTTCCGCTAATTAGCAACATTAACGGGGAAACACCAGTACTGCTAATGAGCCCCCCGGGATGGCAGCGAGGCTCCCCGGGCTGCTCCCGCCCTGGCCGGAGCCCCGTTAATGAGCAGGACCGCTAATGAGCAGTTCTATTAATGACTATTAACAACACTCCCAGCTATCTGTGTCTTAATTGGAGCACCTCACAAGTATCCATTTCCAGCCGCCACACACGAATCCGTTTCCAGTCTCTTCCCTTTCCAAAAACTCCGGGTTGAGTGTCCCGGCCACCCCCTGGCTGTACTGGAAGCGGGGATGGCTCGCCCTCGGTGCCACCCAGGGGGTCCCATTGGTCTCGGCGCCGGGGAAGGAGCCCCCCAGGCTGGGTTTGTGGTGGCCACGGGTGGTGGGTGGgtggccagggctgggctgatAAGGAATCCGTGGGGCTGATAAGGAGCTCCGCTATCTGCAGCGGGGGGAGGGCAGGAGCCGCTCTCCTTGCGGGACgggggctgccctgggcaccaGCGAGGGGCTCCGGGACCCTCGTTCATCATTCCCAGGAATGAACCCCAGGACTTGGCACCAGCGGCTCCACTGGGAACAAGCCAGGTTCCCCACGGGCTCTGCagggggattggggtgggagCCCCCACGGGGTGGGATGAGGAGCCAGACCTcacccccccaccccgagcGGGAAGGGCAGCGCTTGACCCTGCACGAGGAGGGATCCGGCAGCTTCCTCTGAATCCACAGAGTTGCTCACATCCGATCGAGGAAGTGACACCCCTAGGGCAcagctcctgtccctctgtGATCCCTTCCGCGGGCTGCGCTGCGGGCACAGCGCTCCTCCTGTTGGCAGCTCCCCCGCGGTGTCCCCCGTCCCAGGGACAGCACCCTGACccctcttccctctgctcccgCGCCCCAACACTGCCCGTCGTCCCCCCAAAACCGCCCCGCACCCCTCCAAGGCTGGACACGGGTGGGTGCTGAGAGCCACGGGTTTATTGGGGGGGGGGTGCAGCCCCCGGAATGGGGTGGCAAGGacagggaggtgctgggggaggggcaccctggggacaagggacagggcTGTGGCCCGTCGTatggacactggggacactgggatgtactgggacAACCCGgggtgggcactggggacagtcAGATGCTGATGGGGCTCATAGGGGGAGTACTGGAGACTGGGTGGGCAGTAGGAGCCCAACGGGGGTCCCGGTGAGTCCCTCACCAGGCCATGGGCTGCCCCGTGACAGGTGGGGGGGCTGCCCCATGGCTCCCGGGACTAGAGGCCGAGGGAGAAGGTGCCCGAGTCGGTGGATTGCTTGTCCCGGGAGCAGGACCCCAGCGCCCCGGAGGGACACGCTGAGGGGGTGGCGGGCGCGCCGGCCTCTGACACCTGTGGGGCAGGGGACGGGCACTGGGTGAGTCACTGCACTCAGGGGGGCCGATCGAGCcccctggaggtgtccccatccccagggcacCCTGGCCCCATGTCCGACCTCCTCGAACTTGCGGGCCTTGTAGTGCTCAGCGCCCTTGAGGAAGTTGAGCAGgatgatgtcacacagcaccgTGCCCTGGGGGTGACAGTGTTGGGGTGGGGGGCCCTGCTCTGTGGAGCACCCTCAGACCCCCACAGAGCCAGACCTCTGTCACCTTGCAGCTGTGTCCCTATGCCCCGTGCCCGTGGGATTTCCCCCTTCTGCCCTGGGAGGTGTCACCACTCCGGGGCTGAGAATGTCCACAACTCACCACACCGATGGAGGTGAAAGCAGCCACCGTGTTGATGAGGGTGGGGACGATGCCAAACTTCCCggcctgggggagcagagccctTGTTGGCCGGAGTCCCTGACCACCCTGTGACCCCTCTagtccccagccccacacgTACACTGCCATACACCAGGACATCAAAGCGGATCCCAAAGGCCTTAATGAGGGTGCGGCGCTCGGAGCCGTCGGGCCAGCGGTAGTATCTGGCGTGCCtgcggggacatggggacatggggacatggggacaggagcCATGCCAGGCAGTGCACACCCCTGTGCCGTGCGTGTCCTGGCCATACCTGAAGTTGTATCCAGGGGCGGGGGTCCGGGCCAGGCTGTCCAGGCGGGTGAAGGAGTAGCGGGGCAGGCAGCGCTCCCAGGCCCGGTCCAGGTCACACACCCACCCGATCTTGATCCCCAGCAcccccccctgccccagccctgcatcAGCACCACGGACCCTGGCCCCATGGCACCAAGTCCCCACAGCTTCACAGTTCTGCATCCCATGGCCCTATGTTCCATGTCCTATGAGCCCACATCCCACATTCCTATCTCCCCAAGCTCCACATCCCCCTGCACCCCCCGTCTCAAACCTCCCTGTCTGTacaccccatgtccccatgtcacacatcccaaaccccatccatgtccctgtgtcaaGCCCCATATCATCACTCTGTCCCATGTTCCTGTACCCCCATGTTCCAAACATCCCTCATCCCTGCATCCCATGTCCCCATGTTATGCAAGCCCATGTCCCCATCTTCCATGTCCACATCCCACCACCCCATAACCCCCTCCCAagtcccatgtccccatgtcccacatCCTATGTCTCTGTCCTTACATCCCAGCTGCTTGTACCCCTATGTCCTCACACCCACCCCATTCTCGCCCCGTGcctcccgtgtcccctgtgtccccgcTCACGGTGGCAGCCAGCGCGGGGAAGTCTTGCCCAGCCAGACGTGCCACGTCCCCCAGGCGCAGGATggggcacaggggctgcagctgtgggTGGAAGCGACACCGGCCCAGCTCCGCCCCACTGCCAGGGGGTGGCAGGTTggtcctggggacacagggggacacggggaacATGGAGGGATGTGCCATCAGGCAGCAGTCTGGGGTTCATGGACCCCCATCCCAATGTCCCTCCACCATCTTGtgcctgtgtccccatgtcccctgtccccatgtccctgtgttaccccatcccctgtcctcgtgtccccccgtgtccccccgtgtctGTGCCTCTCACTTCTCAAAGCCAAAGAGCGGGAAGCGGATGCTGTTCTTGATGAGGAGGGTGAAGTTCTCAGCTTCCAGCATGACGGGGCTAGAGGAAAGGGGGTGACGCTGAGGACAGGCAGGGGGCATGTCCCCTGCTCCTCCCCGTGTGCCCCCGGCCCCACTTACACGTCAACGGTGTCCACCTCGGGCGGGCACCAGCCCTGGATCTCGCAGGTGCGCAGGGTCGCGTTGTAGGGGACGCAGCGCCCTGTCagcacccctgggacccccggaCCGCTGTCAGCACCTCTGCCAGCACCCCCGAGACCCCAGACCCCCGTCtgcacccctgggacccccggaCCGCTGTCAGCACCTCTGCCAGCACCCCCGAGACCCCAGACCCCCGTCtgcacccctgggacccccggaCCGCTGTCAGCACCTCTGCCAGCACCCCCGAGACCCCAGACCCCCGTCtgcacccctgggacccccggaCCGCTATCAGCACCTCTGCCAGCACCCCCAAGACCCGAGACCCCCGTCtgcacccctgggacccccagaccgCTGTCAGCACCTCTGCCAGCATccctgagaccccagaccctcatctgcacccctgggacccccagaccgCTGTCAGCACCTCTGCCAGCACCCCCGAGACCCCAGACCCCCATCTGCACCCCTGTGACCCCCGGACCCCCATTGGCACCCCTAGGAGCTGAACCCCTGGCTCCCGCATCAGAACCCCAGGGCCCCCCAGCCCCCTGAGCCCACCAAGGGTCCCTCACTCCTGGTGGTGGCTCCCCCCGGTCCCTCGGCCCCCTCAGCCCCCGTTCCCCCCGGGATCCCTCACCGTTGCTCGTGCCCGGGCTCAGCTCCCGGCAGTCCCTGTCCGCCGAGCAGTGGAACGCGGCTTCGCTCTGCGGGGCGGGGGTCAGCGGACGGGGGGCTGATCGAGGGGTCCCCCCGAGCGCCCCCTGCCCCCCCGCACCTCCGGGCACACGCCCTGCGCCTGGTCCTCGGTCCGGATCTGCTTGGTGACCACCACGAACACCGAGGTGCCCTGCGGGACGTCGCTGTCACACGACCCGTCTGGGGGGTGGGGAACTGAGGCGGGGGTGGCCCCGCGCCCCTCAGCGACCCCTCCGGTCCCCGGTCCTCACCTGGGGGGGTGTGACGTAGTCGGCCGTGTCCATCACCTGCCCCGCGTAGCGCCCCACGCCCTTCACCTTGGTGACCACGGAGGACTCGATGGCGGTGTCCCGCACCTGGTACGCTTTCTCATGGAGGAACACCCAGCTGGGACAGCACCGCGGGTGACgctggggacagccaccccCGGACACCACCGGCACCCCCCGGGCTCCGCCTGCCTCCCCCGGCACCCCCCGGCCCTGTCTGTGACCCCCGGCCCCCGGAGCTGTCAGCGCCAGCGGCTGCCGGTCCCCGACAGCCTCTTGTCATCCCCTCGCCAGTGGCTGCTGTCACCCCCCGGGAGCGTTCGGGACCCCAACGCGGGTCATCCCTTTCTGTCATCCCCGGGGGCCGAGCGGCTTCTCGACCCCTCGGTGTCACCCACATTGTCCCTTTCCTGTCATCCACCCGAGATGCTCTCCTGTCCCCCTTGTGTCACCCGTAACGACACCTTGCTGTCCCCGTCATGTCACCTGCGCTGCCACCCTCCTGTCACCCGCACAGGCACGCTCTCTGGCTGTGCACCTCGTGTCACCCGCACCGAAATCCTCTGTCCCGCCTTGTCAACCGGTACActctcctggctgtccccatcGTGTCACCTGCTCCGGCACACCTGAACTCCCGGCACTGACACATTGTCACCCGCTCTCCCGTCCCTCCTCTGCTCCATCACCCCCTACTCCCGGCCTGGCCACCCCGTCACGCCGCGCCTCCGCCCGGTGTCCCCTCGCTGTGACCCCGCTGCCACACGCCGCCATCCCCCATCACCTTTGTCACCCCCGGGTGTCACCGGCAGCAGCAAGTGGCAGTCACGGCGCTGCCGCGGTGCCGGGAAGGGGGCTCGGGGGTGTGTCCCGGGGGGATGTCCCGGGGcggggtgtcccaggggtgcCCGGCGGTTGTCCCGGCAGCTGCCAGGGGGGCTCACCCGACGAAGTAGGCGAGGATGAGGAGCTGGACGCCGCGGTTGACGACGCCCACCACCCAGCTCTTCACCACCACCGACTTGGTGGTCTCGTAGGAGAAGAAGTCACTCACCCAGCGGGTGCTGGGGCGCGGGAGGGACatgggcagcgcggggggcGGCCGGAGACGGGGTTACgggcagggcaaggcagggctgcgggcagggcagcggcaggcagggctgcgggaacggaGGGGGATGcgggaagggcagggcaggggtgcGGGCAGTGAGCGGAGatgcgggcagggcagggcgggcGCGGGTGCAGGCAGGAGGGGTACCGGCAGGGGCACGGGCAGGGTGCGGGTGCCGGCAGGGTGTGGGCAGCACCCGCAGGGGTGCGGGCAGCGAGGGCGgtgcgggcgggcgggcggaggcGGGGGCagggcgggggccgggggcgggggcacGGCCCGGGGGGACGGGAGGGGTCGTCCCCCCGTTCGTGGGGGGATGGAGGGGTGCAGGCGGGGACCTTCCCCGGGGTGCCTGTGGTGGGAGCCCCAAGCGGGGACACATTTGGGCAGCGGGgagccccacactgggatgcagGTTGGGGGCGCGCCCCAGACTGAAGATGCCTGGTTTGGGGGGGACCATCCCTgcaggggagcaggaggggggCGCCCCGTGCGTGCGGTTTCGGGGGTGCCCCGCTCTGGGCCGCCCTATTGTCCGGTTCCAACACTTTGGGGCGACccgggtttgggggggggggggtgtcccCACACGAGGTGACGTCACGGGGCTCGCCCCGTGCTGGCCAATGGGGTCTCTCCCCCCTGCTCTCGATGGTTCTGGGCGGGG
This window of the Anomalospiza imberbis isolate Cuckoo-Finch-1a 21T00152 chromosome 6, ASM3175350v1, whole genome shotgun sequence genome carries:
- the P2RX3 gene encoding P2X purinoceptor 3 isoform X2; translated protein: MSLPRPSTRWVSDFFSYETTKSVVVKSWVVGVVNRGVQLLILAYFVGWVFLHEKAYQVRDTAIESSVVTKVKGVGRYAGQVMDTADYVTPPQGTSVFVVVTKQIRTEDQAQGVCPESEAAFHCSADRDCRELSPGTSNGVLTGRCVPYNATLRTCEIQGWCPPEVDTVDVPVMLEAENFTLLIKNSIRFPLFGFEKTNLPPPGSGAELGRCRFHPQLQPLCPILRLGDVARLAGQDFPALAATGGVLGIKIGWVCDLDRAWERCLPRYSFTRLDSLARTPAPGYNFRYYRWPDGSERRTLIKAFGIRFDVLVYGSAGKFGIVPTLINTVAAFTSIGVGTVLCDIILLNFLKGAEHYKARKFEEVSEAGAPATPSACPSGALGSCSRDKQSTDSGTFSLGL
- the P2RX3 gene encoding P2X purinoceptor 3 isoform X1 is translated as MSLPRPSTRWVSDFFSYETTKSVVVKSWVVGVVNRGVQLLILAYFVGWVFLHEKAYQVRDTAIESSVVTKVKGVGRYAGQVMDTADYVTPPQGTSVFVVVTKQIRTEDQAQGVCPESEAAFHCSADRDCRELSPGTSNGVLTGRCVPYNATLRTCEIQGWCPPEVDTVDVPVMLEAENFTLLIKNSIRFPLFGFEKTNLPPPGSGAELGRCRFHPQLQPLCPILRLGDVARLAGQDFPALAATGGVLGIKIGWVCDLDRAWERCLPRYSFTRLDSLARTPAPGYNFRHARYYRWPDGSERRTLIKAFGIRFDVLVYGSAGKFGIVPTLINTVAAFTSIGVGTVLCDIILLNFLKGAEHYKARKFEEVSEAGAPATPSACPSGALGSCSRDKQSTDSGTFSLGL